Part of the Sphingomonas morindae genome, TCTCAACGTCAAGCAGATCGCCCTGCGGATGCAGGGTGAGGGCACCAAGCGGCTCCAGCTCACCGCCACCGGCCCGGCCGAGGTGACCGCGGGGATGATCGCCACCACCGGCGATATCGAGGTGATGAACCCCGATCTGGTGATCTGCCATCTCGATAATGGCGCGACGCTCAACATGGAGCTGACCGCCGCCGCCGGCAAAGGCTATGTCGCCGCCGCGATGAACCGTCCGGCCGATGCGCCGATCGGTCTCATCCCGGTCGATGCGCTCTACTCGCCGGTCCGTCAGGTCGCCTACAAGGTCGAGAACACCCGCGTCGGCCAGGAACTGGACTATGACAAGCTGACGCTCACCGTCGAGACCGACGGCACCGTCACGCCCGAGGACGCGCTCGCCTATGCCGCGCGCATCCTGCAGGACCAGCTCCAGCTCTTCGTGCATTTCGACGAGGGCATGCCGCTCTCGGCCGGGGTGCCGCAGATGGCCGGCATCGCCGCGCCGGCGCCGGGCGCCGAGCCCGAGGCCGACGCCAACCAGCTCAACCGCTACCTGCTCAAGAAGGTGGACGAGCTGGAGCTTTCGGTGCGTTCGGCCAACTGCCTGAAGAACGACAATATCATCTATATCGGCGATCTCGTGCAGAAGACCGAGGCGGAGATGCTCCGCACCCCGAATTTCGGGCGCAAGTCTCTGAACGAGATCAAGGAAGTCCTTTCCTCCATGGGCCTGCGGCTCGGCATGGATATCCCCGGCTGGCCGCCGGAGAATATCGAGGAAATGGCGAAGAAGCTCGAGCAGGAATATTGATCCTGCCGGCTCCGCCCAGTCTCGGGCGGGGCGCAAGGGTGAGGGCGGTGCCCTGTTCCACCGCCCGGTCCGGAGTACCTGAAACGGCTCCGGGACGAACATGAGGACTATACCATGCGTCATCGCGTCGGAGGCCGTAAGCTTCAGCGGACCGCCTC contains:
- a CDS encoding DNA-directed RNA polymerase subunit alpha; the encoded protein is MAVNAKNWQELKKPNGLEKKAGGDTKRRATFVAEPLERGFGLTLGNALRRVLLSSLQGAAVTSIKIENVLHEFSSLAGVREDVTDIVLNVKQIALRMQGEGTKRLQLTATGPAEVTAGMIATTGDIEVMNPDLVICHLDNGATLNMELTAAAGKGYVAAAMNRPADAPIGLIPVDALYSPVRQVAYKVENTRVGQELDYDKLTLTVETDGTVTPEDALAYAARILQDQLQLFVHFDEGMPLSAGVPQMAGIAAPAPGAEPEADANQLNRYLLKKVDELELSVRSANCLKNDNIIYIGDLVQKTEAEMLRTPNFGRKSLNEIKEVLSSMGLRLGMDIPGWPPENIEEMAKKLEQEY